TGCCGTCCATAATAATAGCAAGGTGCCGCGGCAGCCGCCCCTTTTTTATTTCCGCTATAGTGCTCATGTCGCTTTTCGCTACTCAAAGCAATCCATACAGGGTTTCCTCCCAAAAGTAAACGTCAGCGTCATCCCCGAAAAAACGTACCAGTCATCGCTGAATACGTTCCCGATCGGGCCGTCGGCCTGCTGTTCAAAATTGGACCCTGTCGGGTTGCTGGCATCCAGGTTATCCGTAAAGGTATACCTGGCGCCGATTTCCGCCCCCAGAATCAAAAACTGGTTCAGGCGGAGTTTGGCCCCGATGGTCATCGGGATGGCAAATGAACCGTCCCGCTGCCCCGTGTCAATCATCCGGCCGGCATCGAAATAATTGAAATCGTACCTGAAATAGGTTACCCCGGTATACAGGTAGGGCGTAAATGCCGGCCCGAGTTTGTGGAGGTTGTACTCCACAAAATTAAACTCCAGTCCGGCGGAAGCTTCGAGGAGGCTGTTTTCCATTTGCAAACCCCGCTGCTGCCGCGCCGGAATATCGGATTTCAGATCGTCCGCCTTAAAGCGGGCGTAAATGAGGTGGGCACGCCAGGCATAACGCTTGCTCTTGTTCCACTTAAAGAGCGCCCCGACGGCGGGTCCGGAGGGTGCGATATAATTCATCCTTCCGATGTCCCCGATATTGTTGGCCCCTCCACCGTATAAACCTACTTCATAGGTCTGCCCGTGCACCGCAACAGCGAACAACAGGCAAACAGCGGCAATTACAATCCTCATCGAATCCAAAAGTTTGCAAATATAGCAATTTTAAGCCCTTGACAAGCAGCTTCCATTGCGCTATTTCTGTTTCCTTTGTAAAACAGGATTTACCGCCTTTTATTGCCCGGCCAACCGTCAATTCCGGCGGTCCTCACCCCAGAGGAGTTTCTTGCGGATGGTTTTGAAAAAGCTCTCGGAGGTGTACTCCACCATCCGGATGGTGAACGGGGCCCTGCGGACGGTGATTTCCGTTCCGTTATCCACGCTGGTAATGCGGGAATCCAGGGAAAGCAGGTGTTGTTGCTCCCGGCCGGAGACTCGCAGGCGGATGACCGTGTCGTCGTCGATGACCAGCGGGCGGGCGTTCAGGTTATGCGGGGCGATCGGGGTGATGACCAGGGATTTGGCAGTAGGCGCAATCACGGGCCCCCCGCAACTCAGGGAATATCCTGTAGACCCGGTGGGGGTTGCCACAATCAGGCCGTCGGCCCAGTAGGAAGTCAGGTATTCCCCGTCCAGATAGGTCTCGACGGTGATCATCGAGGTGGTATCCTTCCGGCTCACAGTCACCTCGTTCAACGCAAAATTCAACTGCCCGCCCCCGGGGGTATCGCCTTCCAGGCTGGCTTCAACCAGGCTGCGCTCCACGATGCGGTATGCCCCGGCCCGGAATTCTTCCAGGAGCGACCGCACTTCTTCCTTCCGGAACGTGGACAAAAACCCCAGGCGGCCCGTATTGACGCCCACTATCGGGATGGCCGACTCCCGGATATAGGTGATGGCCCGCAGGATCGTCCCATCCCCGCCAAAGCTGATAAAAAGATCAAAACTCCCGTCCAGGCCGCCGTTCTGGTCAAAGGTGTCGTACCCCCTGGAATCCAGCCCGAGATACCGGCAAAATTCAGATTCCAGGGCAACCGTGGATTCCCCGTCATCCAGTTCGTCCAGGATCTCCCGGACCGGCCCGGAAGCATCGTCGTTGTAGGTCTGACCGTACAGCGCGACCTTCATCGGAATTAAACGTTAAGGTATTTGTCGAGGTAGTTGGAGCGTTGCCGGAGGTCTTCCAGGAAGGCATCGTCCGCACTGCCCGTGAGGATCGTATACTGGTACCGGCGGAAGGACTGGATGACATCGTTGATATTCGTTTCTCCCATCTTCAGGGTTATTTGTACCCTGTCGTCTGCCATTTCCGTAATAAAAGCCCCGAGGAGCCGGGTGTTGTTGCTCTCGACAATCTGCGAGATCTCGCTGAAGCTGTAATCCTTCATCGGCTTGGAAACCACCAGGATGGCCCCGGGCTCCGTAAAGAAGGGCATATCGGTAAAAATCCCCACCACATCGCTCAGGTCGTAGTACCCCAGCACCTTGCCCTCAGGCCCCACAACCGGGAGCACGTTGGCCTCGTTGCGGGTAAAAACCTCCAGGATATCGATCCAGCTGGCTTCCAGGGGTACGAAAAAGGATTCGAGCTGGTAGCGGAACTCCTCCACCTGGCTGAGTTCTTCAAAGGCATCCATATCCGCTTCTGCCAGGAGCCCCAGGTATACGCCCTTGTCAGTGACGGCCACGTGGGAATACGTGGAGTGGGTAAAAAAGTGGACCGCCTCCTTTAAAGTGTCGGTCACCTCAAAGACAGGGATCGTGTTGATGATGTGTTCCTGTATGTGCATCTGGTACGCAAATTACTAATTTTTAAACTGCAAAAGGCATGCCTAATTTGTATTTTTGGGCGGTAACCGAATAAAAACCGATCAGATGGTGCGATTAAGCGTCAACGTCAATAAGATAGCCACTTTGCGAAATGCCCGGGGCGGAAATGTCCCCGACCTGCTGCAGGCCGTTCGCGACATCGAGGTATTCGGGGCCCAGGGAATTACCATCCACCCGAGGCCGGATGAGCGGCATATCCGCTACCGGGACGCCAGGGACCTGAAATCTGTGGTGGGCACCGAACTCAATATCGAGGGCAACCCGATTCCCGCCTTCGTGGACCTGGTGCTCGAAGTGGCTCCCGACCAGGTGACCCTGGTGCCGGATGCCCCGGATGCCATCACCTCGAATGCGGGTTGGGATACGGTCCGCCACCGCGATTTCCTGCAGGAGGTGATCGGCAAGTTCCGGGACGCGGGCATCCGCACATCCATATTCGTGGACCCGGACCCCCAAATGGCCCGGGCGGCGGCCGAGACGGGAACCGACCGCATAGAACTCTACACGGAAAGTTATGCAACTCACTACGGAACCGACCCGGAGGCCGCGGTGAAACCCTTCCGAGAAACCGCGGAAGCTGCTGCATCCGTCGGACTTGGGGTCAATGCGGGACACGACCTGAACCTGGACAACATCGCCTTTTTCGCGCGGCAGGTACCCCACCTGCTCGAAGTGTCCATCGGCCATGCCCTGATCTGCGAATCGCTCTACCTCGGGTTGGAAAATGTCATCGGTATGTATAAAAACCGGCTGTCCTGATGGAAAGACTACATGCGAATGTCCTGGGAGAAGGCACCCCGCTCATTATCCTACACGGTTTTCTGGGGATGTCCGACAATTGGAAAACGCTGGGGAAACGCTATGCAGACGAAGGGTTCCGGGTACACCTGCTGGACCAGCGCAATCACGGCCGGAGCTTCTGGTCCGATGCATTCAATTATCCGCTGATGGCCCAGGACCTGGAACGATACATGGACCGCAACCAGTTGGGACAGGCCATATTGCTCGGCCATTCCATGGGGGGGAAGACGGCCATGACGTTTGCAACCGCCTTCCAGGACCGGGTAAAGCGCCTGCTGGTTGCCGATATCGGCCCGCGGCAGTACCCGCCCCACCACCAACATATCCTGGAGGCCCTGGAAGCCCTCCCGCTGGGGCAAATCCAGTCCCGGGGCGAGGCAGATGAAAAACTCTCGGAGTATTTACCGGACTGGGGAATCCGGCAATTCCTGTTGAAAAACCTCTACTGGCAAGGGCCGCGCCAACTCGGTTTCCGGTTTAACCTGGACGTGTTGAAGGACAGCATGGAGGCCATCGGGGCCGCTCTGCCCGAATCCGCCTGGTACGATGGGCCCACCCTCTTTATCCGGGGCGGCAATTCCGATTATATCGGCGAGTCCGACCGCGAGGGAATCTTAGCGCATTTCCCGAATGCCCGCATTGAATCCGTTCCGGGGGCCGGCCACTGGCTGCACGCCGAAAAGCCCGATGCCTTCTTCCGCCTCAGCTGCGATTTTATGAAATCCTGAAAAATCAGGAGGTTCTATTATGCATGCATAATTTTTTTGCGCTCTTTATTGCGGGTGTCGCAATTTTACTTAATTTTGGTAACCGCCTGTAAACAGGCATCTGGCATAGATTCACACAAACTGACTCAAATGAAAAAACACCTGCTATTCCTGGCCTTTTCCGGCCTGTTCCTCCTTTCCTGCAGCGATGACGATACCATCGTAAATCCGGGACCCCAGGATCCGGATCCCGTAAATTACACCAGTGGTTCGGCCGATTTCTCCACCTACGTGGCACTTGGAAATTCGCTCACCGCAGGATATTCGGATGCCGCGCTATTCATCGACGGTCAGGAAGCATCTTACCCCAACATGCTGGCCGGAAGTTTTGCAGAGGCAGGCGGGGGCGCATTTACCATACCTTTTATGGCCGATAACCTGGGGGGAGCCACCCTCGGGGGCACGCCCATCCTGGGCAACCGGCTGATCCTGGATTTCTCCAGCGGCGATCCCACACCG
This genomic window from Robiginitalea biformata HTCC2501 contains:
- the porG gene encoding type IX secretion system protein PorG, which gives rise to MRIVIAAVCLLFAVAVHGQTYEVGLYGGGANNIGDIGRMNYIAPSGPAVGALFKWNKSKRYAWRAHLIYARFKADDLKSDIPARQQRGLQMENSLLEASAGLEFNFVEYNLHKLGPAFTPYLYTGVTYFRYDFNYFDAGRMIDTGQRDGSFAIPMTIGAKLRLNQFLILGAEIGARYTFTDNLDASNPTGSNFEQQADGPIGNVFSDDWYVFSGMTLTFTFGRKPCMDCFE
- a CDS encoding NAD kinase; translated protein: MKVALYGQTYNDDASGPVREILDELDDGESTVALESEFCRYLGLDSRGYDTFDQNGGLDGSFDLFISFGGDGTILRAITYIRESAIPIVGVNTGRLGFLSTFRKEEVRSLLEEFRAGAYRIVERSLVEASLEGDTPGGGQLNFALNEVTVSRKDTTSMITVETYLDGEYLTSYWADGLIVATPTGSTGYSLSCGGPVIAPTAKSLVITPIAPHNLNARPLVIDDDTVIRLRVSGREQQHLLSLDSRITSVDNGTEITVRRAPFTIRMVEYTSESFFKTIRKKLLWGEDRRN
- a CDS encoding CBS domain-containing protein, with translation MHIQEHIINTIPVFEVTDTLKEAVHFFTHSTYSHVAVTDKGVYLGLLAEADMDAFEELSQVEEFRYQLESFFVPLEASWIDILEVFTRNEANVLPVVGPEGKVLGYYDLSDVVGIFTDMPFFTEPGAILVVSKPMKDYSFSEISQIVESNNTRLLGAFITEMADDRVQITLKMGETNINDVIQSFRRYQYTILTGSADDAFLEDLRQRSNYLDKYLNV
- a CDS encoding pyridoxine 5'-phosphate synthase yields the protein MVRLSVNVNKIATLRNARGGNVPDLLQAVRDIEVFGAQGITIHPRPDERHIRYRDARDLKSVVGTELNIEGNPIPAFVDLVLEVAPDQVTLVPDAPDAITSNAGWDTVRHRDFLQEVIGKFRDAGIRTSIFVDPDPQMARAAAETGTDRIELYTESYATHYGTDPEAAVKPFRETAEAAASVGLGVNAGHDLNLDNIAFFARQVPHLLEVSIGHALICESLYLGLENVIGMYKNRLS
- a CDS encoding alpha/beta fold hydrolase: MERLHANVLGEGTPLIILHGFLGMSDNWKTLGKRYADEGFRVHLLDQRNHGRSFWSDAFNYPLMAQDLERYMDRNQLGQAILLGHSMGGKTAMTFATAFQDRVKRLLVADIGPRQYPPHHQHILEALEALPLGQIQSRGEADEKLSEYLPDWGIRQFLLKNLYWQGPRQLGFRFNLDVLKDSMEAIGAALPESAWYDGPTLFIRGGNSDYIGESDREGILAHFPNARIESVPGAGHWLHAEKPDAFFRLSCDFMKS